The sequence below is a genomic window from Acidimicrobiales bacterium.
GAGCGCGCTGCGCACCGTGAGCACCTCGTGCGACGGCGCGACGACGACCGCCGCCGAGTCGGTGAGCGTCGACAGCAGCCGCGAGGTATCGCGCAGCATCTGCTCGAGCTCGTGGTGGGCGCGGGCGAAGAAGGCCTGGACCTGCTCCTCGCGGCGCGCGTCGAGGGGGCCTGTCGGGGAGAGCTGGTCGACGAAGAAGCGGTAGCCCTTGTCGGTCGGGATCCGCCCGGCGCTCGTGTGCGGGTGGGTGAGGTAGCCGTCGCGCTCGAGCGCCGCCATGTCGGCGCGCACCGTCGCCGGGGAGACGTCGATCGCCGCGTCCCGCACGAGGTGGGCCGAGCCGACGGGCTGGCCCGTCTCGATGTGCTCGGCCACGACCTTGCGAAGAATCGTGGACTTCCTCGCATCGAGCATCGGCTGGCCTCCGGGAGCGGTCCGCTCCGTCAGATGTCCGCCCTCCACCGCAGCGGTCGTTGGCACTTCATAGTACCGAGTGCTGATGCGACGCCGGGGCGGCGACGCGGGCGCGGGCGATCGCCGCCACCGCGGAGGGGCCGACCGACCAGCGCAGGCTGTGCGCGACGACGTTCGCCGCGACGGTGCTGGCCGGGGTGAGCAGGCCGCGCAGCGGCGAGAAACGCAGCTGGCGACGCGCCTCGGGGGGGAGGAGCGCGACGGCGGCGGCGAGCAGCACCCGGTAGCCGGCCGCCTCGCCGACCGTCGCGGCGCGTGGGTGGAGGAGGAAGCGGACGGTCTCCTCGGCCTCCGCAGCGAAGGCGAGCTCGGGCGCGACGGCGCGGAAGTAGTCGCGCACCGCGGCGACGTCGCGCGGCACCCGCTCGGCGCCGAGGCGCTCACCGATCACGGCCACCTCGGCGAGGTAGCGGTCCTTCTCGGCGCGCACGAGCGGGCGCGGCGAGTGGCGCTGGTAGGAGCGGAGGAAGGCCCACACCTCGGTGCTGTGCACGAAGGTGAGCAGCGCCGGGTCGCCCGCCGAGTAACGGCGGCCGTCCGGGGCGGTGCCGCGCACCCGCTCGTGCACCGCCCGCACCTCGCCCACGAGGCGCTCCGCGAAGGGCGTCGCACCGAAAGTCGTGCCGGCGATGAAGCGCGCCGTGCGCTGCAGGCGCCCGTAGGGGTCCTCCCGGAAACGCGAGTGGGCGGCCACGCCGGCCATCGCGAGCGGGTGCAGCGTCTGGTGGAGGAGCGCGGAGAGGCCGCCGATGAGCATCGCCGGGAGATCCGCGTGCACCCGCCAGGCGATCGAGTCGGGGCCGAACAGGCCGGCGTCGCCGGCCGGCTCGCGGTACTCGTCGAGCTCGCCCGGCGAGGCACCGAGGGCGCGGCGCACCGCGGCCGAGAGGTGGCGGCGCAGCGGCGCGGTGATCGGGTCGGCGAGGGCCGCGAGGGCCTCGGCGACGGGGTCGCTCACTCTTCGAGGCGCAGCGCCGAGACGAAGGCCTCCTGGGGGATCTCGACGCGCCCGATCGACTTCATGCGCTTCTTCCCTTCCTTCTGCTTCTCGAGCAGCTTGCGCTTGCGCGTGATGTCGCCGCCGTAGCACTTGGCGAGGACGTCCTTGCGCTTGGCCTTCACCGTCTCGCGGGCGATGATCCGCCCCGAGATCGCCGCCTGGATCGGCACGTCGAAGAGCTGGCGGGGGATGAGCTCGCGCAGCTTGTGGGCCATCTTCCGGCCGTACTCCTCGGCGCGCTGGCGGTGGACGATCGCCGAGAAGGCGTCGACCGCGACCTGGTTGAGGAGGATGTCGACGCGCACGAGGTTGGCCTGCTCGAGGCCGGCGGGCTCGTAGTCGAGGCTCGCGTAGCCCCGCGAGCGACCCTTCAGCTGGTCGAAGAAGTCGACGACCATCTCCGAGAGGGGGAGGAGGTAGACGATCTCCACCCGCTTCGCGGAGAGGTACTGGAAGCGCTCCTGGCGCCCCCGGCGCGCCTGGCAGAGCTCGAGGACCGTGCCCGTGTACTCGACGGGCGTGACGATCGTCACCCGCAGCATCGGCTCCTCGACGAAGTCGATGTACTGCGGGGCGGGCATCGCCGAGGGGTTGTCGATCACCAGCACCTCGCCGTTGGTGAGGTGGGCGACGTAGCCGACCGAGGGGGCGGTCGCGATGAGGGAGAGGTCGAACTCCCGCTCGAGGCGCTCGCGCACGATGTCCATGTGCAACAGGCCGAGGAAGCCGCAGCGAAAGCCGAAGCCGAGCGCCGTCGAGGTCTCCGGCTGGTAGGTGATGCTCGCGTCGTTGAGCTGCAGCTTCTCGAGCGACTCGCGCAGCTCGCGGAACTCGTCGCCGTCGACGGGGTACAGGCCGCAGAAGACCATCGGCTTGGGGTGCAGGTAGCCCGGGAGGGGCTCGGTCGCCGGGCGCGCCGCGTCGGTCACGGTCTCGCCGACGCGCGCCTCGCCGACGTTCTTCACCCCCGCGACGAGATAGCCGACCTCGCCTGCCGCGAGCGCCTCGACGGGGAGCTCGGCGGGGGTGCGCACGCCGACCTCCTCGACGTCGTGCACCGCCCCCGCCTGGGCGAAGCGCACCCGTGAGCCCGCCCGCAACGTCCCGTCGACGACGCGGATCGCGCTCACGACGCCGCGGTACTGGTCGTAGTAGGAGTCGAAGATGAGGGCGCGCAGCGGCGCCTCGGCGTCGGCCTGCGGTGGCGGGATGCGCTCGATGACCGCGTCGAGCAGCTCGCCGACCCCCTCGCCGGTCTTCGCCGAGATGCGCAGGATCTGCTTGGCGTCCAGGCCGAGGACCGCCTCGATCTCGGCCGCGTAGCGCTCCGGGTCGGCGGCCGGCAGGTCGATCTTGTTCAGCGCGGCGACGATCTCGAGATCGTGCTCGAGGGCGAGGTAGCAGTTCGCGAGGGTCTGCGCCTCGATCCCCTGCGAGGCGTCGACGAGGAGGACCACCCCCTCGCAGGCGGCGAGGCTACGGCTCACCTCGTAGCCGAAGTCGACGTGGCCCGGGGTGTCGATGAGGTGAAGGATGTGCTCTCGCCAGGCGACGCGGACGTTCTGCGCCTTGATCGTGATCCCCCGCTCGCGCTCGATGTCCATCGAGTCGAGGTACTGCTCGCGCATCTCGCGGGGATCGACGGCGCCGGTGAGCTCGAGGATGCGGTCCGAGAGTGTGGACTTCCCGTGGTCGATGTGGCTGATGATCGAGAAGTTTCGGATCTTTGCCGGGTCGACCACGGGACCATCGTGCCATCCCCGGAACCACCGCCCCGCCGGCGGGAGAGGGCGCGGACCACGACTGCTAACCTGCCCCGGCCGGAAGCGAAGAGGGATCGATGGCGAATATCAAGAGTCAGATCAAGCGGAACCGTCAGAACGAGGTGCGGCGCGAGCGGAACAAGGCCGTGCGCTCCGAGCTGCGCACCCGCACCAAGAACGCGCTCGGCGCCATCGAGGCGGCCGCCGAGGACGTCGGCGAGCTCGTGCAGGCGGCGGCCAAGCGGATCGACAAGGCGGCCACCAAGGGCGTCATCCACCCGAACCAGGCGGCGCGTCGCAAGTCCCGCCTGATGCGCCACGCCAACGCCGCGAAGGCGGCTGCCGCCGAGAGCTAGGGCGCAGGCGGGGCGAGCGGGAGCTTCGTCGCCGTCGCGTCGCCGGTGAGCGCGGCGAGCATCGCCGCATCCCCACCCTCCATCCCGAAGGCCCACGCACCCACGCCGAGCAGGTGGAACTCCGCCGCCAGCGCGCTCTTCGCGGCGAGCGAGAGCGGGTCGTCGTAGAAGGTCTCGTGGTTCACCGCGCCCTCCTTGAACGACGCGTACGGCGTGGCCGCGACGGGGTCCCAGCCGGCGGGACGGCCGACGCCGAGCACCGCGTGGTAGGTGACCGCGACCGGGCTCGCCGCCGCCAGTCGTGCCTTGCTGCCGAGGGTGCGGGTGGTGAAGTCGTAGCCGTAGAAGGGGAGGCCGAGGATCAGCTCCCTCGCGGGCACGATGTGGGTGTACTGGATGAGGCTCTGGGCCTCGGAGTAGCCGAGGCTGTTCGTCGCGAGCGGGGCAGTCGCCGCCGCGAGGTGTGCGGCCTGCATGTCGTAACCCTCGACGAACAGCGAGTCGACGAGCGGAGCGAGGCGCCGTACGTCGAAGAAGTCGCGGTTGCCGGCCGACCCGGCGTAGGTGTCGAGCATCAGCTCGCCGCCCGGGTCCGCGGCGCGCAGCGCCCGTGTGAGCGCCCTCGCGAAGGCGACGTAGCCCTCCCGGTCGCCGGCCCGGCTCCCCTCGACGTCGAGGTTCACCCCGTCGAGGCCGTGCGCGCGCACGATCGCCTCGAGCGCGGGGGCGACCTTCGCGGCGGTCGCCGCCGGATCGGCGGTGAGGCCGGCGATCACCTTGTCGTCGGCGCTGGCGAGGGTGAGAAGGACGCGCGTGCCCGCGGCGTGGGCCGCCTGCACGAAGGCGTCAAAGGCAGGGGAGGCGAGCGCCGCGGCGGCGTTGCCCCACTCCGGTCCTGACTGGTCGAGGGAGCCCGACGCGGTCACCGAGACGCCGTAGAAGCAGAGCACCGTCGCGTCGGCGTCGTCGGCGGGGGTGAGCTCGGGGAGGGTCCAGTAGGGGACGAAGCCCACCACCTGGTGGCTGGCGAGCGGCCGCACGAAGAGCGTGCCGGGGATCGGCGGCTCGGGCGCGCCCGGCCGGGTGGGCAGCGTCGCCGCAACGAGCGCGAGCGCCCGCTGGGCGTCGCGGCGCTCCGCGGCGAGGAGGCGCCGCTCCCGCTGGGCGGCGATCTCGGCCGGCGTGAGGGGCGCCTTGGAGTGGAAGAAGCCGCCCGCCGCGAGCGCGAGCGCGCCGCCACCGGCGAGGAGGACGGCCACGAGGAGGAGCGCGATCACCCGACGTCTCCGCACCGCCCGGCACCCTATCGAAGCGCCGTCCGCCCGGGGGCCCGGTCGCTATGCTGCCGCCACGGCGAGGCGAGGAGGCCCGGGTGCACGCAGAGGTGGATTTCGACCGCTGCAAGAGCAATGCAGTGTGCATGGAGGTCCTGCCGGAGGTCTTCGAGGTGCGCGATGACGGCTACCTCTACGTCTTGAACGAAGAGCCCGGCGAGGAGCTGCGGGCCGGCCTCGAGGAGGCCGTCCGCCGCTGCCCGACCGAAGCCATCAGCATCACCGAGGGGTGACCGCAGCCCCGACGGGGCCGCGGGTCCGCTTCGCGCCCTCCCCGACCGGCTACTTCCACGTCGGCGGCGCGAGGACCGCCCTGTACAACTGGCTCTTCGCCCGCCAGCACGGGGGCACCTTCGTGCTGCGCATCGAGGACACCGACCGCGAGCGGAGCGACCCCGCCTGGACCGACGGGATCCTGAACGCGCTGCAGTGGCTCGGCCTCAGCTGGGACGAGGGCCCCCACCGTCAGTCCGAGCGGCGCGAGGGCTACGAGGCCGCGATCGCGCGGCTGCTCGCCGGTGGCCATCTCTATTACTGCGAGTGCTCCTCGGAGGAGGTGCAGGCGCGCACCCGGAACAAACCCGTGCCCGGCTACGACGGACACTGCCGCGAGCGCGGCCTTGTCGCCGGGCCCGGCAGGGCGTTGCGCTTCCGGGTCCCCGAGAGCGGCACCACCGTGGTGCACGACCTCGTGCGCGGCGAGGTCGAGTTCGCCAACGCGACGATCGAGGACTTCATCATCGTGAAGTCGAACGGCGACCCGCTGTTCGTGCTCGCGTCGGTCGTCGACGACATGGCGATGGCCATCACGCACGTGATCCGCGGCGAGGAGCACCTTCCGACGACGCCGAAGGCACTGCTCCTCTACGAGGCGCTCGGCGCCCCGCACCTCCCCGCCTTCGCCCACCTCCCGGTGCTCGTGAACGAGCGGCGCCAGAAGCTCTCCAAGCGCCGCGACCGGGTCGCCGTCGAGGACTACCGGGAGATGGGCTACCTCCCCGAGGCGATGGTGAACTACCTCGCGCTCGTCGGCTGGGGGCCGGGGGACGAGCGAGAGCTGTTCAGCCTGGAGGAGCTCGTCGGCGCCTTCCGCCTCGAGGACGTGAGCAAGTCGCCGGCCTTCTTCGATGAGAAGCGTCTCCTGCACTTCAACGGCCTCTACCTGCGCGCCCTCGGCCTCGAGCGCTTCGTCGAGCTCGCCCTCCCCTTCACCGAGGGCGAGCGGGCGCGCTGGACGCCCGCGGCCTTCGACCCCGCGGTGTTCCGCACGGTCGCGCCCCTCGTGCAGGCGCGCATCGGCGTCCTCGCCGAGGTCCCCGAGTACGTCGAGTTCCTCTTCGCCGAGCCGTTCACCCCCGACCCTGAGGCCGTCGCCAAGGCGATCGCCGGCGACGAGGGAGCGGGCCAGATCCTCGGCCTCGCGCGGGAGGGCCTCGCCACCGCGGAGTGGAACGCGCCCGCGATCCGCGAGGTGATCGAAGGAATCGGCGAGTCCCTCGGGCGCAAGCTCGCCCGCACCCAGGCACCCGTGCGGGTGGCGACGATGGGGCGCACCGTCGGCCTCCCGCTCTTCGAGTCCCTCGAGGTCCTCGGGCGCGAGCGCACCCTCGAGCGCCTCGCGCGCGCCCGCACCTGATGTTCTTCTTCCTGAAGCCCATCAAATGGGCCTTCAAGCTCGTCTCGCTCCTCGTCTTCGCCGCCGTCGTCTTCGTCGTCGTCTCCGCCGTCGGCGTCGTGCACGCCGAGTCCGAAGGCACGCCGCCGGCGGGAGCCAAGGCGATCGTCGTGACGGGGAGTTCGGTCGTCGGGACCGCGCCGGGCCCCGACCTCCTCGGCCGCCTGCAGGCCGCGCTCACCCTCGCGCGC
It includes:
- a CDS encoding glycosyl hydrolase family 18 protein, yielding MIALLLVAVLLAGGGALALAAGGFFHSKAPLTPAEIAAQRERRLLAAERRDAQRALALVAATLPTRPGAPEPPIPGTLFVRPLASHQVVGFVPYWTLPELTPADDADATVLCFYGVSVTASGSLDQSGPEWGNAAAALASPAFDAFVQAAHAAGTRVLLTLASADDKVIAGLTADPAATAAKVAPALEAIVRAHGLDGVNLDVEGSRAGDREGYVAFARALTRALRAADPGGELMLDTYAGSAGNRDFFDVRRLAPLVDSLFVEGYDMQAAHLAAATAPLATNSLGYSEAQSLIQYTHIVPARELILGLPFYGYDFTTRTLGSKARLAAASPVAVTYHAVLGVGRPAGWDPVAATPYASFKEGAVNHETFYDDPLSLAAKSALAAEFHLLGVGAWAFGMEGGDAAMLAALTGDATATKLPLAPPAP
- the lepA gene encoding translation elongation factor 4 — protein: MVDPAKIRNFSIISHIDHGKSTLSDRILELTGAVDPREMREQYLDSMDIERERGITIKAQNVRVAWREHILHLIDTPGHVDFGYEVSRSLAACEGVVLLVDASQGIEAQTLANCYLALEHDLEIVAALNKIDLPAADPERYAAEIEAVLGLDAKQILRISAKTGEGVGELLDAVIERIPPPQADAEAPLRALIFDSYYDQYRGVVSAIRVVDGTLRAGSRVRFAQAGAVHDVEEVGVRTPAELPVEALAAGEVGYLVAGVKNVGEARVGETVTDAARPATEPLPGYLHPKPMVFCGLYPVDGDEFRELRESLEKLQLNDASITYQPETSTALGFGFRCGFLGLLHMDIVRERLEREFDLSLIATAPSVGYVAHLTNGEVLVIDNPSAMPAPQYIDFVEEPMLRVTIVTPVEYTGTVLELCQARRGRQERFQYLSAKRVEIVYLLPLSEMVVDFFDQLKGRSRGYASLDYEPAGLEQANLVRVDILLNQVAVDAFSAIVHRQRAEEYGRKMAHKLRELIPRQLFDVPIQAAISGRIIARETVKAKRKDVLAKCYGGDITRKRKLLEKQKEGKKRMKSIGRVEIPQEAFVSALRLEE
- the rpsT gene encoding 30S ribosomal protein S20 translates to MANIKSQIKRNRQNEVRRERNKAVRSELRTRTKNALGAIEAAAEDVGELVQAAAKRIDKAATKGVIHPNQAARRKSRLMRHANAAKAAAAES
- a CDS encoding oxygenase MpaB family protein, with protein sequence MSDPVAEALAALADPITAPLRRHLSAAVRRALGASPGELDEYREPAGDAGLFGPDSIAWRVHADLPAMLIGGLSALLHQTLHPLAMAGVAAHSRFREDPYGRLQRTARFIAGTTFGATPFAERLVGEVRAVHERVRGTAPDGRRYSAGDPALLTFVHSTEVWAFLRSYQRHSPRPLVRAEKDRYLAEVAVIGERLGAERVPRDVAAVRDYFRAVAPELAFAAEAEETVRFLLHPRAATVGEAAGYRVLLAAAVALLPPEARRQLRFSPLRGLLTPASTVAANVVAHSLRWSVGPSAVAAIARARVAAPASHQHSVL
- the gltX gene encoding glutamate--tRNA ligase is translated as MTAAPTGPRVRFAPSPTGYFHVGGARTALYNWLFARQHGGTFVLRIEDTDRERSDPAWTDGILNALQWLGLSWDEGPHRQSERREGYEAAIARLLAGGHLYYCECSSEEVQARTRNKPVPGYDGHCRERGLVAGPGRALRFRVPESGTTVVHDLVRGEVEFANATIEDFIIVKSNGDPLFVLASVVDDMAMAITHVIRGEEHLPTTPKALLLYEALGAPHLPAFAHLPVLVNERRQKLSKRRDRVAVEDYREMGYLPEAMVNYLALVGWGPGDERELFSLEELVGAFRLEDVSKSPAFFDEKRLLHFNGLYLRALGLERFVELALPFTEGERARWTPAAFDPAVFRTVAPLVQARIGVLAEVPEYVEFLFAEPFTPDPEAVAKAIAGDEGAGQILGLAREGLATAEWNAPAIREVIEGIGESLGRKLARTQAPVRVATMGRTVGLPLFESLEVLGRERTLERLARART
- a CDS encoding ferredoxin — translated: MHAEVDFDRCKSNAVCMEVLPEVFEVRDDGYLYVLNEEPGEELRAGLEEAVRRCPTEAISITEG